The Acetobacter sp. DNA window ACCCCTTTACGCACCCGTCCGGCCAGATCGAACTTCGAGCCATGACACGGGCAGTTATAGCGGCCCTTGCTGTCGCCTCCCGTGGTGGCTTCGTACACCGGCACGCAACCCAGATGCGTGCAGACGCCGACATACACGCCATATTCCGGCACGAGCGAGCGGTGCCAGTTCTTGGCGTATGAGGGCTGCTGGACCACGGAGGAGTCCGGGTCGCGGAGGTCAGCCACCAGCGCGGCGTCCTGAAGCTGCTTAAGGTCTTCCGGTGTGCGACGCAGGATGAACACCGGCTTGCCCTGCCACACGGCAGTCATCTGCTGACCGGGCGCGAGTTTGGAAATGTCCACGTCTACAGGCAGATGCGCGGAGGCGCTGTCCTGAGGCGCAAGGCTCTGCACGAAGGGAACAGCGCAGGCGCAGGCGCCAGCCGCCACACCCGCTGTCGTCACCATGCCGAGGAAGCCCCGGCGGCCGGGTTCCGTGCTTTCCGTGGTGTCAGAATGATCGGTCATTGATTGCACGTCCCGTTTACTGCGACTTCACGCGTTTCCATGTCTTCTTCTTCCATGCGATCGCCAGAACAAGAAGCCCGATAAGATAAAGCACTACCCATAGCCCCGTCCGGTGACGGGCGTTGCGATGCGGATCGGCGGCCCAGACCAGAAAACTGGTCACGTCGCGCGCCTGCTGCTCGACCGTCGCGGGCGTGCCGTCCGGATACTGGATCATGCCGTTCATCAGCGGAGGCGGCATGCCAATCAGATGCCCATCCACCCAGTCATTGTAGAATTTACCC harbors:
- the petA gene encoding ubiquinol-cytochrome c reductase iron-sulfur subunit → MTDHSDTTESTEPGRRGFLGMVTTAGVAAGACACAVPFVQSLAPQDSASAHLPVDVDISKLAPGQQMTAVWQGKPVFILRRTPEDLKQLQDAALVADLRDPDSSVVQQPSYAKNWHRSLVPEYGVYVGVCTHLGCVPVYEATTGGDSKGRYNCPCHGSKFDLAGRVRKGVPAPYNLPVPPHVLVSPTQIRLGESPKGESFDFSSIVQI